Within the Iodidimonas sp. SYSU 1G8 genome, the region TGATCGAGATTTCAGTCTCGTCCATGTAGCGGCGGCCGATCTGTTCGGCCCAGTTAACGTCTACATGAAGTTCTGGACCACCCTTTGCCCGGGTCCACAACCGAATTCGATTACCCAGTTTGTGTGCTGCAAATCTACCGACGCCTTTTTCGCCAAGTGGAAGTCGCTTGAACTTAGGAGTTCGCATACCGCCAATACGCTGTATTTCGCGAACGTCTGCACCAGGTTCCAGCCAAACTTCAGTCAGCGTTTCGAGAGTCATGCCTGAACCGTCGTCGACGACCGAAATTGAGCCGGATTGTTGTTCGGGTGCGGTCAGAGTTACGATTACGGTATTTGCATCGGCATCATAGGCATTCTTGACCATCTCAAAGACAGCAAGGCGGGCATTGTCGATCAGCTGTTCACCGAGGAGGGCAAGGAGCCGCGCTCGAGGTCGAAATGCCTTCCGTACCTTTATCTTGGAAATAGGTTTCCTCCTAATTCGCCTGCGCCGTCGCTACTATTAGACTGTGAATGCGGCATCATGAGATTGACGGCGTGGTTACCAAAGTCAATGGCCTAAACTTATCAGCGTCGCCGGAAACAACCCCTACGTCGTCTGCACCACTCCGCTCGTGTCCAGCCTGAGCGTCATATCATAAATCTTCCACCCATCCCCCTCGCGCCGCACCTTCGAGAGATAGGTGCCGAGGAAATAGTACACCGACCCGTCCGGGTTCTTGTGCCAGGCGTTCAGATAGCTCTCCAGCGTGCCCTGGTCGCCATGCACCTCGGCCAGCTGGGTGCCGATCAGGTGCTGGGTGCCGGTGTAGTTCTTCAGGGCGTTCTCGGCCACCGCCGCCCAGCCGTCGGGGCCGTCGGCGGTCAGGTCGCCGGGCGTGTTGGCGGTGCGAATCTTGGCGTCGGCGGCGAAGATGCGGTGATAGATCTGGCGGCCTTCCGCGCGCAGCTGGGGCGTCTTCTGGCCCAGCTTGTCGGTGGCCTTGGCGTACAGCCGCTGCAAGGTTTCGATCTCGTGCTTGTCGGCGATGGTCGCCGCGCGGTTGTCGGTCATGCTCTCTCCCCTTTTTCCCCGTGACCCGGTTCCCCGGAACACACTCTATGCACGATGAAGCCGCGGCGGAAGCATTCCCGTGCGGGGAAGGGTGGCGCGCATCGATCCGCTAGGCTACCTTCTCCGCCGAAAACATTCATCCTTGAAGGGGAGAGCACCGATGAGCGTTGCCCAGGACATTCTCGAAATCCAGATGCTGCCGCAGCGTTATGCCGATGCGGTCATGCGCCACAATGGCGACGACTGGTCGGCCTGCTGGGCGAAGGACGGCGAATGGTACCTGCGCGAGGAGCCGGTGAAGGGGCGCGAGAGCATCCGCAAGATCTGGGAACAGGCCATGGCCGGGTTTCCCTTCGCGGTGTTCCTGGTTCAGCCGGCCATCGTCGAGGTCAATGGCGACACGGGCACCAGCCGCTCCTACGTCACCGAAATCCTGGGCACGCCCGACGGCAACTCGTTCCGCGTCTATGGCTGCTACAATGACGAAGTGGTGCGCGAGGACGGCAAGTGGGTGTTCAAGTCGCGCCGCTATGCCCGCTTGTACCAGGGCCCGGTGGATCTGAGCGGCGAGAAGTTCCCCTACAGCTGAGGCCAGGGGCGGGGCCGGCCACCGCGCCGGCCGCCGGCCCTGTTGAACCCGCGTCCGAACGGGCCTAGCATCGGACACCGCATTGCGCTCGGATCAAACGGGGAGAAGAGGCGCGTCATGAGCCGTATCGTATTCCGCAACGCCAATCTGCTGGACGGGGACACCCCGGCGCGGGCGGGCACCACTATCGTCGTCGAGGGCGATCGCATCGCCCAGGTCACGCAGGCGGCCGTGCCGCGCGCGGCCGGCGACACCGACGTCGACCTGCAGGGCATGACCTTGATGCCCGGCATGGTCAGCGGCCATTACCACGCGGCCTACAGCATCGGCGGCGACGGCATTCCCATGGGCGCGCCGCCGACCCAGCTCGCGCTCTACGCGCTGGCCAACACCCAGAAGGCGCTGCGGGCCGGCTATACCAGCCTAGTCGGCGCGGGCACCTTCCACGATGTGGACGGGCGCCTCGCCGAGGCCATCGATTCCGGCGCGGTGGTGGGGCCGCGGCTGATCCCGTCCAGCCGGGCGCTGTCGCCCAAGGTCACCGAGGACGAGCCGGCCGAGGGCGTGCCGTGGCTGAAATGCTGGGGGCCGGACGATTTCCGCGCCGCCGCCATCCAGGAAATCGACCGCGGCGCCAGGATCGTCAAGCTGTTCGCGGCGCAGGGCCATGCCATGCGCAGCTGCCGCGAGATGACCTATGAGGAGCTGAAGGCCGCCTCGGACGCGGCGCACGAGCGCGGTGCGCGCACAAGGGCGCATGTCTGCGGCGCCGCCCAGGTGATGAAGTGCATCGAGGCCGGGGTCGACATCATCGACCATGCGGACTGGATGACCGACGAGGTGATCGAGGCGCTGATCGCCCACAACAAGTTCGTGCTGCCCAGCATGTACACGCCCTGGCTGGCGTCGAACGACCCGTCGCTGGAAGGCGCCGAGTACTACGACAAGGAAGATTTCGAATACATGCGGGCCAAGGTTCCCGTCGCCAACGCGCGCGGCGTGAAGTTCGTGCCGGGCGACGATTACGGCTTCTTCGACATGGCGCCCCACGGCGCCTATTCGGGCGAGCTGGCCTGCTATGTGGAGCAGGTGGGCATCAGCCCGCTCGACGTGATCCGCTGGGCGACCAAGTTCGGCGGCGAGATGACCGGCATCGCCGATCTGGGCACCATCGAGCCGGGCAAGCTGGCCGACATGGTGATCGTCGACGGCGATCCGTCCGCCGACATCCGCGTGCTGCTGCAGCCCGAGCGCATCGTCGCCGTGCTGAAGGGCGGCGCGCTGGTCAGCGGCCATCTGCCCGCCGCCCAGCCGGCCATGGCGGCCGAGTAGGCTTACTCCGCCGCCGCCTTTTCCGCGCCGCTCCAGGCGTCCATCACCGGCTCGATCATCAGCTCGGGCGCGGCGGCGGCGCCGGCCGCGCGGATGCGCCGGTCCAGCTCCTCGTGCCAGTGATAGATGCGCCGTTCCTGATAGCTCAGGGTGATGCCTCTGAAGCCCGGCGATTCCACCGATTCCTGGATGAAGGGCGCGAACTGGGTGTCCTCGAACAGGATGCGGTCGAAATTGGCGATGCGCGTGTGCCACACCTCGGGCAGCTTCCCGTCGCCCCAGTCGGGCGCGAACCAGTGGCATTCCACCCGCATGGTGTTCGGCCCGGTCGGCCAGAAGGTCAGGATCGGCACGCCGGAGGCGTGCGGCGGCGTCACCAGGTTGGGGAAGATGTTGAACGACAGATTGTGGATGCGCGGCACGTCGGTGACCGTGTCCATGTGACGCACGCCGATGGTGCCCGGGTCGCGCCACCCGTCGCGCCGGTTCGGCGTGCACATGATGGAATGGCCGTTCTCCCACAGCTCGATGGCGGTGCCGCGCGAGTCGATGAAGCGGTCCACCGTGTGCTGGTGGATCGACTTGACGTGATAGGTCTCGAGGAAGGCGTCCATCATCACCTTGACGTTGCAGGCGATGTCGAAGCCGTGCTTCTCGACGAAGCGCATGCGCTCCGGCTGGAACTGGGCGAGCTGCACGCCGACCGGCCCCAGATACTCGAGCAGCGGCATGGCGTCCGGGTCCTCGCTGACGAACACCCATTTGCCGAAGCGCTCGCAGCGCACCGGCACCAGCGACATGCAGGCCATGTCCAGCCCGGTGAAGTCGCGCTTGTCGCGCAGATTGATCAGGTTGCCTTCAAGGTCATAGGTCCAGCCATGATAGGAACAGACCAGCCCGCGCGCCGTGCCCTGCATGTCCTTGACCAGCGGCGCGCCGCGGTGGCGGCAGGTGTTGTAGAAGGCGCGGATCACGCCGTCGTCGCCGCGCACGATCAGGATCGGCGAGCCGGTGTTCTTCCACAGCATGTAGGAACCGGCCTCGGGCAGCTCGTCGGCGTGGCAGGCGTAAAGCCAGCTCCGCTTCCACAGCGCCTGCCATTCGGCCTCCTGAAAGCCGGGGTCGAGATAGCGGCCGCCGGGAATCTCCGGCAGGGCAGGGAAGCCCTCGGGCGGCGCGGCGCGGCCCTTCTCGAACGCCATGCCGTTGAGCAGGCGCCGGTTGAGGGCTTCGATGGCGTCCAGATCCAGTTCCATGTGCGACATGACCAAGCCTCTTCACCGTCAGGCGGCGAGACCTAGCACAGCGCCCGGCGCGGGCCAACGAAAACAAACATTTTTGCTGGTTTGCGCGGCGCGGGGCAGCTATTCGCCGATGAAGTTCAGCTCGATCTTCACGCCGTCCGGGTCGCGCACGAACAGTTGCTTGATCTTGAAGTCGGGCACCACGTTCTGCTCGAACTTCAGGCCGCTCTCGGTCAGGCGGTCGCGGATCGCCTCGAAGCCGGTGCAGCGGAACGCGACGTGATCGAGCGGCCCGGTGGTGCCGCCCGGCGCGCTGTCCATGGCCATGATGTGGATGACCGGCTGGCTGCCGCAATACATCCAGGCGCCGGGAAAGCCGAAGTCCGGGCGGGGGCCGTTCTCGAAGCCCAGAACCTCGCCATAGAACCGGATGCACGCATCCAGGTTCCGCGTGTTGATGTTCACGTGGTCGAGCAACTCGATGCCCATCTTCGGTCTCCCCGTTCCGTTGCCCTCATTCTAGCGGCTGGGGCAGGGGGCGCCAGCGCTGATTAGATGATGCGCTTGGCCCGGAAGTCGGCGATCTCGGCGTCGCCATAACCCAGCTCGCGCATCACCTCGTCGGTGTGCTCGCCCAGCATGGGCGGCCGGACGCGCATGGTGCCGGGCGTCTTGGACAGGCGGAAGGGCGGACCGGCGATCGGCACCTTCTTGTCCACGCCGGGAATGTCCATGGGATAAAGATCGCCCATGGCCTGCACCTGCGGGTCCTCCAGCGCCTGGCGCGGCGTCAGCACCGGGCCGGCGGGCACGCCGAACTTCTCGCACAGATCGATCACCTCGGCGGTGGTGTGCTCGGCGCACCATTCGGCCATGCGCTCGCCGATCACGGTGCCGTTGTCGCCGCGCGACTGGTCCGAGCGGAAGCGGGGATCGTTCACCCATTTGTCCTTGTCGCCGACCATCTCGGCCCAGCGGCCGAAAAGCGCGTCGCCGACCGTGTGGGTCAGCACGTGGCCGTCCTTGGTCTTGTAGATGTCGGACGGGGCCGAGGTTTGCACCCGGTTGGCGCTGGGCACGCGGTCCAGCTCCAGCACGGCCTGTTCCATCAGCAGGCCGTTCATGTAGGTCAGGCCGGTGCGCAGCAGCGCGCCTTCCACTTCCTGGCCTTCGCCCGTGGCGCGGTGATGCATGATCGCCGCCAGCGTGGCATAGGCCGAGATGATCGCCGTGCCGAAATCGACCCAGGGTGCGTTCGACTTCACCGGATTGCCGACCGTGCCCGAGAAATACGCCGCGCCGGACATGACCTGGCCGATGCCGTCGAAGCCGCCGCGATGGGCATAGGGGCCGCTCGGCCCGAAGGTCGAGATGCTGGTCATGATGATGTCCGGCTTGATCGCCTTCAGGCTGTCATAGTCGAGGCCGAGGGTCTTGAGCGCCTGGATCGGCATGTTGGCGACCACCACGTCGGCGCTCTGCACCAGGCGGCGGATGATGTCCTTGGCCTCGGGCTTGGCCGGATTCAGGGTCACCGACTTCTTGTTGGCGCCCACCTGCAGGAACAGGCTGCCTTCGCCCTCGCTGCCGTCTTCCTTGTGGTGCAGCGGATAGACATAGCGGTCCTCGCCGCCCTTCAGCTTCTCGACCCGGATCACGTCGGCGCCCAGATAGCCCAGCATGGTGGTGCAGTACGGCCCGGCGATATAGCGGCCGAAATCCAGCACCCGAACGCCGTCAAGAACTCCCGCCATCTGATCCTCCCAAGGCCGAGAAAAATTGTCGCGGCACTATGCAAGATGCCCGTAGGCTTGTTCCAGCACGAATCGACCGACGGGGTCCGGGCAGGCCGCATCGTGGGGGTGTTGTTGAAAGATTATCTGCAGCTCGGCCAGGGCGGCCTTCATTCGCTGACGCCGAAGCGCATCGTCGCCAGGCTGAACCGGGGCCGCGCGGCTGCCGCCCGGTGGCGCAAGAGCCGGGCCAGTCCCGGCCCGCGCCCGGTCGATCCCTACATGCCAGCACGGCCGTTTCAGGAGGTTCATACCGAGCGCCAACGGATCGTCGATCCCTCCCGCGGCGTCGCCATGGACTGCACCCTCCGCCGCCCCGCGACGGCGGCGGGACCGCTTCCCGTGGTGATCTATTCGGTCCCCATGGACTGGGCGCCGAACGATCCCACCCCCGACGGCGCCTACATCGCCGAACACCTCGCGGCGGCCGGCTATCTGGCGATCACGGTGCGCCACCCGGACACCGACCGGATCGTGTTCCCCGAATATCCATCCACCCGCCCGGACAAGGCCGCCTACGGCCTGGCCTGCGCGGAAAAGCCAGAGTCCCAGATCGAGCGGATCAAGGACCTGCTGTTCCTGCTCGACACGCTCGAAAGCTGGGCTGACGTCGACCGCGCCCGCATCGGCGTCTCGGGCCACTCCTTCGGCGGTATGGCCGCCATGTCCGTCGCCGGCCAGCGCGTGGCGGGGACTCTCGCCAGCTTCAAGGACAAGCGCGTCACCGCCGTGGCCTCCTACGGCATCATGGCCTCGCCGCCCGGCGTGCCGAAAAAAATGTACGCCGACATCGACGTGCCCCTCCTGATGATCGTCGGCGCCGGCGATTTCACCTATGGCCGCTGGTACACCCCCGCCGACAAATTCGCCGCCTTCCACAACGGCGACTCTCCCCACCGTTACGCCGTCATGCTCGACCTCGCCGACCATCACACCTACCCGGGCGGCCGGATGGCGGTCGGCAAGGCCACCAAAGGCGAACATCTGTGCTTCCAGTGGACCCGTTCCATCGCTTTGGCCTTCTGGGACGCCTGGCTGCGCGGCGATCCTGCGGCGCGGCGGTGGCTCGACGAGGACCTGTACGCGGCATTGAGAGGGGATGGCAAATTGCTGCGGAAATGAGTCCGACGCCGCTTTGTTGATGAGGTAGCCTGTACCCTCGATCGGCGACCACACATTGTCATCAAGGGGCTTGGGGATGGCGGGAAGTCCGGGGCATCTGGAACGTTCTGTCCGGCTGCGTCTACGCTATACGCCTGCCTTGCGTCCGCTCTCGCGGGCGGTGCGGCTCTGGCGCCGCTGGGTCTGCGCCGGGCCGCGTGCGCGCGAGCCTTATATGGGTGATCGCGCCGCCGTGCCGATCACCACGGACGAAATTGTCCTGCGCGATAACTCCCGCGACATCGGCATGACCTGCATCGTCGTCCGGCCGGCCGTGATCACCGCCCCCATGCCCGTCGTGATCTACTCCGTCCCCATGGACTGGGACCCCAAGCGCCCGACGCCCTGGGGCCGGCACATCGCCGAGCATCTCGCCGCCCATGGCTATCTGGCGCTGCATCTGCGCCACACGGACGCCGACCGCTTCATCTTTCCTGAAACGGTGATCAGCCAGCCGAACAAGGCGGCCTATGCCCGGGCGCAGGTGCACAAGCCGGAAACCCATGGCGAGCGCTTCACCGATATCGGCTTCCTGCTCGACACGCTGACGGCATGGAACGAGGAGGGCGAGCTGCGCGGCTGGATCGATCTGGAGCGGATCGGCATCTCCGGCCATTCCTTCGGCTCGGTCACGGCCCAGGCGCTGGCCGGGCTGCGCTTCCCGCCCCTCGGCCGCTCCTACAAGGACAGCCGAATCAAGGCGATGCTGACCTATAGCGGGATCACCCTGAAGCCGGACATCAACCCCGGCGCTTTCGCCGACATCGACGTGCCCGCCCTCTACATGACGGGCACCGAGGACTTTCCGCAGTCGGTGCAGTCGCTACCGGAAGACAAGCTCTGGCCGTTCTATCTCGGCCGTCAGCCGGATCGTTATGCCGTGATCCTCAAGGGCGCCGATCACCATGCGTATCATGCCGGCCGGGCCGAGCTGCGGCAGGTCGATCCGCGCGAGCGGCTTTGCTACCAGTGGGTCAGGAGCATTTCGCTCGCCTTCTGGAACGCCTATCTGCGCGGCGACGGCGGAGCACGCGACTGGCTCGACCACGATCTGCCGCGCGTCATCCGGGGCGAGGGCAGGGCCTGGCGCGCCTGACGTGATCTGGCGGGCTGGCGCGGCGAGGGCGCCGCGGCTTAGGCTTGGGCCCTGACGAATCGATCAAGGGGAAGACCATGCCGCTCTATGCCATCGGCGATCATCATCCGGTTCTGGAAAGCGACGATGTCTGGATCGCGCCCAGCGCCGACATCATGGGACAGGTCGTCATCCGCAAGGGCGCCAACATCTGGTTCAACACTACCCTGCGCGGCGACGACAACCTGATCACGGTGGGCGAGGACGCCAATATCCAGGACGGCGCCGTCATCCATGTGGATCGCCGCTTCCCGTGCACCATCGGCCGCAACGTCACCATCGGCCATCAGGCCATGGTGCATGGCTGCACCATCGGCGAGAACTCGCTGATCGGCATCGGCGCGGTCATCCTCGACGGGGCGAAGATCGGCAAGAACACGCTGATCGGCGCCAACACGCTGATCGGCAACAACAAGGAAATCCCCGATGGCGTGCTTGTGCTCGGCGCTCCCGGCAAGATCGTCCGCGAGCTGAACGAGGAGGACATCCGCATGCTCGAGATGTCCGGCAGATCCTATGCCGAGAAGGGCCGCATGTTCCGCAAGAGCCTGAAAGTGGTCGGTTAGCCTTAGACGGCGACTTTCAGAAAGTCCTGCAAGTCATTGACGAATAATTCTGGTTGCTCCAGCGCGGCGAAATGCCCGCCGCGCGCGGGCGCCGACCTGTACACGACCCGCGCATAGGCTTTTTCCAGATAGGACAGCGGTGGCACCGGGGCGAGTTCGCCGGGATAGTCGGCGAAACCAGCGGGCACCATGATCCTCTCGCCGCCCGGCAGCACCGAATGGCCGGTCTCCCGGACGGCCCAGTACTGCCACGCGGCGGTATTGAAGGTCCGGCTGGTCAGGTAGATCATCACATTGGTCAGGATCTGGTCCATGCTGAACACAGGCATGTCGCCATCGGTTCGCTGGCCCCACGCCTGCATCTTCTCGGTGATCCAGGCCGCCGTGCCGACCGGACTGTCCATCATGGCGTAGGACAGGGACTGCGGCTTGGTCGATTGCAGCACCATGTAGCCGAAGCGCCCTTCGCCGCGCCGGGCAGCCTCGCGCGCCCAGGCCTTTTCCTCGGCGGTGTCCAACTGGGCGACGCCGACTCCAAAGATGTTGCGGAAGGTGCCGCCGGGCCGCAGGCCGAACATGTTCATGTGGATGGCGCCGCAGGCGCCGCCCCTGTCGGTGCCGTGATCGAATCCCAACCAGGCGGTGATCGAACTGCCCCAGTCGCCGCCCTGCGCCACGTAGGTGTCGTAGCCGAGGACATTGGTCATCAGGCCGTTCATGAAACCGGCCTGCGCGCGCGGATCGATGGGGCGGGGCGGCTTGCCCGACCAGCCATAGCCCACAAGGGAGGGCACGATCACGTCGCACCCCTCCTCGGCGTCGCCGCCGAAGCGCTCTGGATGAGCAAGCCGCTCGATACAGTTCAGGAACTCGAAATAGGATCCGGGCCATCCATGAAGCAAAATCAATGCTTTGGGATTCGACCCTGATCCTTTTTCGTGGATGAAGTGAAGCGGTATGCCCTTCACCTCGGCCTTGAACTGGGGAAAGCGGTTGAGCGAGGTTTCCGCCCGGCGCCAGTCATACTGATCCAGCCAATACGCGCAGAGGCGGCGCATGAAGCTGCCATTGGCGCCATACTGCCAGCCGGCATCGACCGGCTCCTCGAACCAGTCATAGGCGCGTACGCGCCTCGTGATCCGGTCTATGTCGTGCTGCGGAATATCGACCGTGAATGGGTGCACGCTAATACTCCTCATCTACAACAGGACCTTAGCCCCAGTCTCTCAGAAACTTCCGCAAGTCCTCCAGGAAGACTTCAGGCTGCTCGAAGGCGGCGAAATGACCGCCCTTGGGCTGCTCTTTCCAATGGACGACATTGTAGGCCTTCTCGGCATAGGACCGGGGCGGCACGGGCGCAATCTCGCGCGGATAACCGGCGACGCCCGTGGGGACCTCGACCCGCTCACCTGGCGGAAAGGAGAAGCCCTTTTCGGTGCCCACGCCGTAATATTGCCAGGCCGCGGTGTTGAAACGGCGGGTGACCACATACAGCATGATGTTGGTCAGCAGCTTGTCCTTGGAGAAGACATTCTCCAGCGCGCCGCCTTCCTTGCCCTCGTTGGAGAGGTCGGACCAGGTATGGAATTTCTCGGTCAGCCAGGCCGCGACCCCGACCGGGCTGTCCATCATGGCATAGGACAGGGATTGCGGCCTGGTCGCCTGGACCATGAAATAGCCTGACTCCGTCGCCATGCGCGCGGCGGCGCGGGCGGCCCAGGCCTTTTCCTCCTCGGTCTCCGGTGCCAGCGCCATGCCCGCGATGCCGGCAGGCGTGGTGCCTCCGGGGCGGACGCCGACGAGGTTCATGTGGATCGACTTCACGGCGCCGCCCTTGTCCGCGCCATGGTCGAAGCCCAGCCAGCCGGCGATCAGCGCGCCCCAGTCGCCGCCCTGGACGACATAGGACGCATAGCCGAGAACCTGGGTCATCAGGCCGTTCATGTAACGGGCCTGGGCGCGCGGGCCGATGGGTTTGGGCGGCGGGCCGGAAAAGCCGTATCCGACCAGTGACGGGATGATCACGTCCCGCCCGTCCTCGGCCTTGCCACCGAACTGTTCCGGATGGGCGAGGGGGCCGGTCAGGTGCAGCAGCTCGAAATAGGACCCTGGCCAGCCATGCAGCAGGATGATGGGTGTGTTGGCCGGGTTGGAGCCCTTCTCGTGGACGAAATGAATGTCGATCCCGTCCACCTTCGCCTTGAACTGGGGAAAAGCGTTGAGCTTTGCCTCGGCGGCGCGCCAGTCGTAATCGTTCAGCCAGTAGTCGCAAAGCTCGCGCAGATAGGCGCCATTGCACCCATACTGCCAGCCGGCATCCACCGGCTCCTCGAACCATTCATATTCACGGATGCGGCGCTTGATGCGGTCGAGTTCGTAGTCCGGTATGGCTACGTCGAAAGGCCTTACGTCAGTCACGGTTCATTGTCCTCCCCAGGATAACCGAAATCGTCGCGGCGCCGCCGCTGTCCGTTACGCGGCGATCATGCCGCCATCCACGTTCAGCGCGCCGCCATTCATGTAGCTGGACTTGTCCGACAGCAGGAACACCACGCCATCGGCGATCTCTTCCGAGCGCGCCAGACGCTTCATGGGGACGATGCCGGTCAGCAGCTCGTCATTGCCGCCCGTCGCGGCATCCAGCGGCGGCGTCTTGGTGTTGCCGGGGCAGATCACGTTCACGCGGATGTTCTTTTCGGCATATTCCAGCGCCGCGCACTTGGTCAGCCCCATGATCCCGTGCTTGGCGGCCGTGTACCAGTTCAATCCAGCCATCCCTTTCACGCCATAGATCGACGCATTGTTGCAGATCACGCCGCCCCCGGCGCGCAGCATGGCAGCCAGTTCATACTTCATGGAATAGAAGATGCCCTTCAGGTTGAGGTCGATGCCGCGGTCGAACTCGCTCAGGCTCATTTCGTGGATGGGGACGAGCGTCTCGTGAAACATCCCGGCGTTGTTGAACGCCAGATCGAGCCGGCCATATTCCTTTTCCGCCCGGGCCACCAGCGCTTCACAGTCGGCGGCGACCGAGCAATCGGTCCGGTGAAAGAGGGCCGTGCCGCCCGCCTGGGCAATCTCATGGCACACGGCCTCGCCCTTGTCGGCCGAGCGGTTGCCGATGACGACAACGGCACCCTCGGCGGCCATGGCCAACGCCGCGGCGCGTCCGATGCCGCTACCCCCGCCGGTGACGATGGCAATCTTGTTATCGAGCAGCATGGCCGTCTCCCCTTGTTCCTGTTGCTCAGGCTTTCCGGAACCTTATCAGAAAAAAATCGGGTGCCAGAGAAATCGCGGTGCCGGCAGAAAAATCGCGCGTGCGGTTTTTGATTCTGGTGACCTCCTGGCGTTCCATGCTAAGGCAGCCGACGCTTCATCCCTGCCTCCATTCCATCGAGACAGACGGTGCATTTTCCAGCCGGTGGCAGACCGGCGGCAAGAGGCTGATCGTGGATCAATCGGTAACCAAGCCGGGTAAGGAACTGACGGGGCAGTTGATCGCTTTCTCGGCGATCGCGCCGTTCGGGATGCATCTGGTCATTCCCGCGATCACCCCGATCAAAGACGAATTCGGTATCACCGCCAGCGAGGCCGCGCTGCTGATCAGCGCCACGCTTTGGGGTATCGCCGCGTCCACGCTGTTTTTTGGCGTGCTGGCCGACCGCTATGGCCGCAGGCCCATGCTGATCATCGGTCTGGTGCTGTTCGTGATCGGCAGCCTCATGGGCATGTTCGGCCAGAGCGCGGGCGTCGTCATCGCCGGCCGCGTGGTTCAGGGCATCGGCGGATCGACGGGCATCGTCATTTCGCGCGCCGTCATTCGCGACCTCTACAGCCGCGAGAAGGCGACCAGCATCCTGGCCTATCTCACCATGGTGGTGATGGTGGCGCCGATCATGGCGCCGGCCTTCGCGGGCTACATCGTCCAGACCCATGGCTGGCGGGCCATCTTCGCCATTTCCGGCGTCCTGGGCTTCCTCATTCTGGGCTGGCTGGTGACCCGTTTCCGCGAGACGCTGCGCGACCCGATCCCCATGCCTAACCTTTTCGCCATGCTCGCGGCCTATTTCGGCGTGCTGCGCTCGCCGGTGTTCCTGCTCTACACGCTCGGCGGCACCTTCATCATGGTCTCGTTCTTCGGCATGATGAGCGGCGTGCCGCATGTGGCGGAAGAGTCCTGGAAGATCGGCAAGGACGAGCTTGGCTATTATCTTGGCGCCGGCGGACTGGGGATGATGGGCAGCGCGTTCATCACCGCCCGTGTCGCCGAACGTGTCGATCTGGACATGCTTCTGATGCGCGGCTTCATGATCGTCGGCGTCGGCGTCACCATCATGCTGTCGCTGTTCGCGGCCGGCATCAACCACCCGCTGTCATTGTTCGGTCCGGC harbors:
- a CDS encoding multidrug effflux MFS transporter; translation: MDQSVTKPGKELTGQLIAFSAIAPFGMHLVIPAITPIKDEFGITASEAALLISATLWGIAASTLFFGVLADRYGRRPMLIIGLVLFVIGSLMGMFGQSAGVVIAGRVVQGIGGSTGIVISRAVIRDLYSREKATSILAYLTMVVMVAPIMAPAFAGYIVQTHGWRAIFAISGVLGFLILGWLVTRFRETLRDPIPMPNLFAMLAAYFGVLRSPVFLLYTLGGTFIMVSFFGMMSGVPHVAEESWKIGKDELGYYLGAGGLGMMGSAFITARVAERVDLDMLLMRGFMIVGVGVTIMLSLFAAGINHPLSLFGPAVINGFGAGFILPTATARALSAVPRMAGTASGMMTFLQFLAGGVAAQAIGYFDHHTPWPVVGFIVFGNLVAAIFAMYAIAAAKRRGAI
- a CDS encoding glucose 1-dehydrogenase encodes the protein MLLDNKIAIVTGGGSGIGRAAALAMAAEGAVVVIGNRSADKGEAVCHEIAQAGGTALFHRTDCSVAADCEALVARAEKEYGRLDLAFNNAGMFHETLVPIHEMSLSEFDRGIDLNLKGIFYSMKYELAAMLRAGGGVICNNASIYGVKGMAGLNWYTAAKHGIMGLTKCAALEYAEKNIRVNVICPGNTKTPPLDAATGGNDELLTGIVPMKRLARSEEIADGVVFLLSDKSSYMNGGALNVDGGMIAA
- a CDS encoding epoxide hydrolase family protein, yielding MHPFTVDIPQHDIDRITRRVRAYDWFEEPVDAGWQYGANGSFMRRLCAYWLDQYDWRRAETSLNRFPQFKAEVKGIPLHFIHEKGSGSNPKALILLHGWPGSYFEFLNCIERLAHPERFGGDAEEGCDVIVPSLVGYGWSGKPPRPIDPRAQAGFMNGLMTNVLGYDTYVAQGGDWGSSITAWLGFDHGTDRGGACGAIHMNMFGLRPGGTFRNIFGVGVAQLDTAEEKAWAREAARRGEGRFGYMVLQSTKPQSLSYAMMDSPVGTAAWITEKMQAWGQRTDGDMPVFSMDQILTNVMIYLTSRTFNTAAWQYWAVRETGHSVLPGGERIMVPAGFADYPGELAPVPPLSYLEKAYARVVYRSAPARGGHFAALEQPELFVNDLQDFLKVAV
- a CDS encoding epoxide hydrolase family protein, which produces MTDVRPFDVAIPDYELDRIKRRIREYEWFEEPVDAGWQYGCNGAYLRELCDYWLNDYDWRAAEAKLNAFPQFKAKVDGIDIHFVHEKGSNPANTPIILLHGWPGSYFELLHLTGPLAHPEQFGGKAEDGRDVIIPSLVGYGFSGPPPKPIGPRAQARYMNGLMTQVLGYASYVVQGGDWGALIAGWLGFDHGADKGGAVKSIHMNLVGVRPGGTTPAGIAGMALAPETEEEKAWAARAAARMATESGYFMVQATRPQSLSYAMMDSPVGVAAWLTEKFHTWSDLSNEGKEGGALENVFSKDKLLTNIMLYVVTRRFNTAAWQYYGVGTEKGFSFPPGERVEVPTGVAGYPREIAPVPPRSYAEKAYNVVHWKEQPKGGHFAAFEQPEVFLEDLRKFLRDWG